A window from Acropora palmata chromosome 14, jaAcrPala1.3, whole genome shotgun sequence encodes these proteins:
- the LOC141865519 gene encoding uncharacterized protein LOC141865519 isoform X3 — protein MPLFISWRLLFINATIDVQLSQGKRIQGTESIHPKKFKCLLPMTAPDIFKCCKYCGNPAEHQDGFKEDFG, from the exons ATGCCCCTTTTTATCAGCTGGAGATTGCTTTTTATTAACGCGACGATAGATGTACAGCTGTCTCAAGGCAAAAGAATTCAAGGCACGGAGTCAATTCACCCAAAGAAGTTTAAGTGTCTG TTACCAATGACGGCACCCGACATCTTCAagtgttgtaagtattgcggaAATCCGGCCGAACACCAAGATGGCTTCAAAGAG